CTGGGGCAGCTTGCTGGTTTCGGCTTTAGCAGCCAGCGGTACCATCCCGTTGCTAGGAGGCGGGAAAAATTTAGCAGCACTGGGGGGTGTGCAAGTCGGAGGAGCAGTGGCCCTGTGGTTTGGCATTGCAGGAATTCTCTGGCTAGGACTGCTAACTCAATTTCCGCGCCCGACGCTTCGCGCTCTGCTGTTAGGTCTCTCGGTCTTCGCACTCTTGTGGATTGGCTTTGGCCTGATGGCTCAACTCGTCTGGTTGCAATGGTGGCTCATTCCGACTCGCTTAGCCCTTTGGCCTTGGCTAGCCCTGGGGTTTTTACCGTGGTTTTTAGCCTCTGGTATGGCTCAGCAGGATATCTCAGGTGGTTCCCGAATTGTATGGTGGTTGGGTCAGAGCATTGCCCTAGTCATAGGAATTTTTCTGATGCTGCAATTTTCTCCCCAACTGGGTTTTCTCTATATCCTGCTGCCTCTGTTTCCACTGTTTATGGCTCTCTTTGCTTACGTGGCCGCTCTACTCAACAGTACTTGGGGTTATGCTTTAGGCTGTGCGTTGTTCTTTGGGTGGGCGATCGCGGCAGCTTTTCCCCTCGCTTCGTAAGCAAGCAAAAGCCTCTGCGACTGACGCAGAGGCTCGAATTTCTCAGAAACTATTTAACAAAAACCAGATCTCAAACTCTAGCCGTATCAAATTAGAGTTTAGTAGACACCACGACGGCCACTAACAGCGTAGTAAATAAAGAGAGCCACGATCGCGCCTAAAACAGCAACCAAAATACCACCTAAGCTTAAGCCAGCCGAAGTTAGGGCTAGCGATCCTGTCGTAAGGAAGCTAAAGAGGCTACCACCCACAAAGGCACCAATAATTCCTAACAACATTGTGCCGAGGATACCGCCACCCTGACTACCAGGATAGATCGCTTTAGCGATAGCACCCGCAATTAAACCTAATACGATCCAAGCCAAAATATTCATCTTTGTTCTCCTTTCTTAAAAACTATGGGTTCTAAATAAACGTTCTAAACTTGATGCATGAATTCTTGAACACATTTATAAGTTATCGAACCACCTAGGACTTTCCGAACTATCACAAGAGAGAAAGCTGTTCTTGCCTGCGGCAGAGTTTGGTTCAGTTCGGTCTCTACCTATGCGTAGAGTGGTGGCAAAAAAATAGGGGCAATAACCCTTTGGAAGTTACTGCCCCAGAATTAGATAGTACTCGCTATCTAAACTTGCTATTTAGCTATTTAAGCGATCGCTTATGCAGGAATTAGCACAGTATCGATAATATGAATGACACCATTATCAGCAGCAACATCGGGAGTTGTGACTGTGGAATCATTAATTTTGACACCACTGGAAGCATCAATTTTTACATCTGAACCTTCAACGGTAGTCGCTGATTTCAGCTTAGTGACATCCGCTGCCATCACTTTTCCAGAGACGACATGATAGGTCAAGATTTTTGTGAGCTTAGGCACATCTTGAAGTAGTGCATCTACAGTTCCTGCGGGAAGCTTAGCAAATGCTTCGTCGGTCGGTGCAAAGACTGTAAATGGACCTTCACCTTTAAGTGTATCGACTAAATTGGCAGCCTTGACTGCGGCAACTAGGGTGCTGAATGAACCAGCATTAACGGCAGTATCAACAATGTCAGCCACGTATTCACCTAGTTTTTTGTCTCTGTTGATCAGCTTAGACTACTTCTCGAAAAATAGCTCTTACTATTTCAAAATTCCTAAATCCGTTGAAGTAAATCATAAAAAATCTGGTGTTTTAATCTGTTTTTAATCAAGCAATAACTAAATGTGCTTTTGCATCCTCAGCAAAAATTAGCCGTAGCAATCTGAATCAACAATAATTTTTTCAGATCTACCCATTTAGGATGAAGCTAAATTTTAGTATTAGGTGGTTGACGCAATCTCGCATTAACTTATATGGAATTTTGAGTTAGTTCAAATACCCTGAAATCCAACATATAGCAATTCTAAATGGGTGTACTTCTCCAACTCACCTCTACTGATACGGCCCTAAACTCATTACTATCCTTTCCATGCCACATAGTTCTGATGACGGTTTCTGCGGAAAAATATCACCAACTTTTGCAAAATCAAGGTTTTCAATTTTGTCCGGTTGATGCCACCTCTAATTTGGCAATTTTGGCCTGTCCCATCGCAGATGACCAAGGGATAATAGGAGACTTGTGGCTATTTAAGCAATCCACAGAAGCATTTACTAAACCAGAAATTGGCCTGGTACACCAAGTTGCCAATCAATGTGCGATCGCGATTCGTCAAGCACGTCTCTATCAGGCAGCGCAACAGCAAGTTGAAGAACTAGAGCGCTTAAATCATCTAAAGGATGATTTCCTGAACACAGTCTCCCACGAATTACGCACACCGCTGACCAGCATCAGAATGGCAATTCAACTGCTAGAAATCACCCTCAAGCAGCCAGAAATAGTCAAAGCAAAAGCAACCCATTATCTTCAAATCCTTCGCAATGAGTGCCAGCGAGAGATGCGACTCATTAATGATCTGCTAGATTTAGCGCGTCTTGATGCAAATATCGATCCCTTAGCACTAACGATCGCGAATCTAGGCGAATGGATTATCCCAGTGATCGAGCCTTTTACAGACCGAATTTGCCAGCAACAACAATGCCTACAAATTGCGATCCCGCCTCAACTCCCCCCATTAGAAACCAATTTTTCTTACCTAGAACGGATACTGAGCGAACTGCTCAACAATGCTTACAAATACACTCCTCTCCAGGGAAGCATCACCATCTCAGCCCAGGCGACAGCGACAAACTTAGAATTGCAAGTAAGCAACTCAGGAATAGAAGTTCCTGAGAAAGAACTCAACTACATCTTTGACAAGTTTTACCGCATTCCTAGTAATGATCCTTGGAAACATGGCGGCACAGGACTAGGACTAGCTTTAGTCAAGAAGCGAGTAGAACAAATTCAAGGCACTATTGAGGTGGCTAAGAAGGACGATGCGATCGCCTTTACACTACATCTTCCTTGGTGCGTCGCCTAGAATTTAGCCTCCAGTCTTACTTCAGATGCCAAGCCGTATAAAAAGCGGCATAAGGTAATTGTTGGGCGCAATACCAAAGCAGCTTGTAACACTCCTGGGCTTGAGAAGAAGGTTTTTCCTTGGGTTTGTCTTTGGTCAGATCTGTCTGAGTTGCAGAGCCAAAACCTCTCAGAGTAGAAACAATCATTGGTAACTGTTCTTGTAGGAGAATCTCTCTTAAGTTCTCACCAATGCGGCGATAGAGAGTCGTAGAGCGTTGAGATTGCAACAGTTGCAGCAACATCTCAACTGCTTGAGGGTGTCCTGGCTGGAGATGCCCCAATTGACAAGCCAGCCGCCGCTGACTAGAAGCATCCGTCGCCGCTGTCAAACGCTGTTCCAAAGACGCGATCGCTTGGGCTGGATCTCTTTGCACTTGGGATTTAGTCTTGCGCTTTAGCTTGGGGAATGGTGCAGGTTTTCGATGCGCTTGGATGAACTGGGTAGCGATCGCATTACCTGGATCTAACTGCAACAAATTCTCTGCTGCTTGCAGACATAAAGCCTGCTCCGGTGCTGACTTAATCAGGTTGATTAGAGTGGTGGCGGCGATCGCATTGCCTGGATCAAGTTTACCGAGTGCGTAAGCAGCTTTCCGCCGCAACGAATCTTGCTTAGTAGTGGCAATGAGTTCTGTCAGGGTTGCGATCGCCAGAGAATTGCCAGGGTCAACTTTGCCTAAGCTCTCCCCAATTTGGAGCCGCAACGGTTCACTCTGTAGCGTTTGGAGGAACTGTGTCATTGCTGCGATCGCTACTGAATTTCCTGGATCAAAAGTTTTACCTAAGCTATAGGCGGCATTCCAACGGGCAAAGAAGTTGGAGGTAGATTGAATAAATTGTTCTAACGCCGCGATTGCTTGGGTGCGATCGCTTTGCAGCAATGCCACTCTCGCTCCCTCTTGTGCTGGAAATGGGTAGCAGTGCCAATGCTCCTGAGAGTCGAACTCACCAAACCGCCAGCGGAGTAACTGAGCCAAGATAGACTCTGCATCAGGATATTCGGGAAACTCTGTCAAACCTGCGGCTGCGAGAAAATAAGCTTGATAGTGATAGAACCCGCCACAGCCATCCTCCCATGCTGTGAGGGCTTGCAGAAAAGCGGTCTTCTCTGTAGCGGATATATCGAAGCGTCCTAACCACAGCAAGATCACCTCTCGCCACTGGGAGGAAAAGACGAGCGGAGACGCTTCTAGATCTACCGTTGAGTTAGCAGCAGTTGCAGGGAGAAAGCAGCGCCAATCTGCGATCGCTTGCGCGGCAAAATACTCCTGAAACGTAGGATGGTAAAAGGCGTAGATCTTTTCTCCGGATGCAGTAGAGATCCCCACTTGATTCAGCCAGCCTAAATTGAGAGCCAGATCTAGCAACTCTAAGGACTGTTCTCTAAAGACTTGCTGCACAAACGACTGAGACAATCGGAACTTAGTATTTGCTTGAGCCAATCCCTGCAAAGCCAGATGCCCCAAGGCTTGATTCAGTTGCCAGCGTTGCGCCCAAGTCGTAGGAAAGCGATCTTGCTTCCACTCGTAGATAGTATCGACAAACTGTTGATATAGCGCTGCTTTCGAGTTAGGCAAAGTCCCTTGGCTGAGTGACCAAGCTCGACAGAGTAAGGCCAGTCGCAACGGATTTTTTACCACATCTTTGATCCGTCGTCGCTCCAGCTTATCGAGTTCTGCCTGCAAGCGATCGCCCAATGTGGGGTGTTGATGAAACCAACGCTGAATAAATTGTCCTACCTGATCTGCACTGACAGCATCTCCATGACTAAACGTGAGATTACGATAGGTGGTAAAGGTTTCTAGCGCATTTTTGCCACTATCCCAAACATTGAGACGACAGGTGAGAATCACATGAGCATCGGCAACCCAACCCCGCAACTGCTTCGCGATCGCTGCCAAAGCTGAACTCGCTTCCGTTGCCATCTCATCCACTGCATCCAGTAGCA
Above is a window of Trichocoleus sp. FACHB-46 DNA encoding:
- a CDS encoding GlsB/YeaQ/YmgE family stress response membrane protein; the protein is MNILAWIVLGLIAGAIAKAIYPGSQGGGILGTMLLGIIGAFVGGSLFSFLTTGSLALTSAGLSLGGILVAVLGAIVALFIYYAVSGRRGVY
- a CDS encoding fasciclin domain-containing protein, which encodes MADIVDTAVNAGSFSTLVAAVKAANLVDTLKGEGPFTVFAPTDEAFAKLPAGTVDALLQDVPKLTKILTYHVVSGKVMAADVTKLKSATTVEGSDVKIDASSGVKINDSTVTTPDVAADNGVIHIIDTVLIPA
- a CDS encoding ATP-binding protein — its product is MTVSAEKYHQLLQNQGFQFCPVDATSNLAILACPIADDQGIIGDLWLFKQSTEAFTKPEIGLVHQVANQCAIAIRQARLYQAAQQQVEELERLNHLKDDFLNTVSHELRTPLTSIRMAIQLLEITLKQPEIVKAKATHYLQILRNECQREMRLINDLLDLARLDANIDPLALTIANLGEWIIPVIEPFTDRICQQQQCLQIAIPPQLPPLETNFSYLERILSELLNNAYKYTPLQGSITISAQATATNLELQVSNSGIEVPEKELNYIFDKFYRIPSNDPWKHGGTGLGLALVKKRVEQIQGTIEVAKKDDAIAFTLHLPWCVA
- a CDS encoding NACHT domain-containing NTPase, which codes for MLQRSLQNRFSALVVLPMARLSYGPEVKKRSQQLLAVLLDYANDELDCDEGTLDGLRSQIQVHWQTEQRLVVRTKVRFLEALTKIATTPLTGEQIKEALRRLEDFLELLEDNRPNRGGSETWHFTLKLWHPRRDRKANLERFEQEWEQRRSQKSKQSTQKSTTYNAEVAVVEASGDASETDMWWQWCRDVLEAQQYQRLTTNPLTVGDGVAFELDEVYVPLGLVERKQQERRDTEVRADQGSKLYEAEEGDTAQFALEQFLEQLQQPGLAKRIAIAGEPGAGKTTLLQKIARWLLEQQALPIWISLADLQGASLEQYLLQDWLKAATRKVTVSTELREALGTQFNQGRVWLLLDAVDEMATEASSALAAIAKQLRGWVADAHVILTCRLNVWDSGKNALETFTTYRNLTFSHGDAVSADQVGQFIQRWFHQHPTLGDRLQAELDKLERRRIKDVVKNPLRLALLCRAWSLSQGTLPNSKAALYQQFVDTIYEWKQDRFPTTWAQRWQLNQALGHLALQGLAQANTKFRLSQSFVQQVFREQSLELLDLALNLGWLNQVGISTASGEKIYAFYHPTFQEYFAAQAIADWRCFLPATAANSTVDLEASPLVFSSQWREVILLWLGRFDISATEKTAFLQALTAWEDGCGGFYHYQAYFLAAAGLTEFPEYPDAESILAQLLRWRFGEFDSQEHWHCYPFPAQEGARVALLQSDRTQAIAALEQFIQSTSNFFARWNAAYSLGKTFDPGNSVAIAAMTQFLQTLQSEPLRLQIGESLGKVDPGNSLAIATLTELIATTKQDSLRRKAAYALGKLDPGNAIAATTLINLIKSAPEQALCLQAAENLLQLDPGNAIATQFIQAHRKPAPFPKLKRKTKSQVQRDPAQAIASLEQRLTAATDASSQRRLACQLGHLQPGHPQAVEMLLQLLQSQRSTTLYRRIGENLREILLQEQLPMIVSTLRGFGSATQTDLTKDKPKEKPSSQAQECYKLLWYCAQQLPYAAFYTAWHLK